One stretch of Arachis duranensis cultivar V14167 chromosome 1, aradu.V14167.gnm2.J7QH, whole genome shotgun sequence DNA includes these proteins:
- the LOC107458044 gene encoding uncharacterized protein LOC107458044 — MISQIGPPSSAKCSDLLTPEYSSFSEKVNPNTRVHESLQQDIGHLQKFPLTVATRQGSSPWNVDTSRDKHLRHVTPTIMLGHSHFSLSSSFHMARTSDDQLEAFTASSIEPGHSSFVAGSTTIIVGVVECLLPQQSSKPKFAQLYFYDTENEVQNRINAIGMSNQDPAIDHTIVADLTSMLDSNNSLAKCFRYARQRFTENSTTPLQLRLIKKRNTDGRRYNLPSASEVAALIVGDFDADNLSRDVVIQTHSNLLKQIDVNHPQYLALQYPLLFSYGEDGFRSDILISDERSKQQLHKRETISMREFLSFRIQIRSNESQVLLKSRRLFQQFLVDSYTMVEAERLQYHRFHQSKFHSHQLQGLHECLIQGETQAARTGKRVILPSSFVGGPRYMYNNCKDAFAICRYAGYPSYFITITCNSEWTEIKDCVAAYSLKPSDRPDIISRVFKIKLDVLLKDLKDGSIFGKPKGIVYTVEFQKRGLPHCHILLFVQPAEKPRSSVDIDHHISAEIPDEHTQPKLYSLVQKFMIHGPCGVLNMSSPCMVNGRCSKFYPVPFREKTSIDSAGFPRYKRSDNGRSTTKRNVNLDNRFVVPYNATLLLKYGCHINVEYTCQTSTIKYLFKYVHKDNDCVTASFFRSHDSAGSDVTVDEIQNYYDCRYISACEASWRLFGFEIQYKEPNVIRLPFHLPNEQNVLYEDHQLIENVIDDAVLKDSIFIGWFKANKNFDLARTLTYAEMPSLFVWDKQGYMWRPRKQGNVIGRLTHIPHSHGEEYFLRLLLNYQKGCQTFADVHSVGG; from the exons TATGCTTGGCCATTCGCATTTCTCCCTGTCTTCATCTTTTCATATGGCTCGGACAAGCGATGACCAACTAGAAGCTTTCACTGCATCTTCCATTGAACCAG GTCACTCTTCCTTTGTTGCCGGTTCCACCACCATTATTGTGGGTGTTGTTGAATG TTTGTTGCCACAGCAGTCCAGCAAGCCCAAGTTTGCTCAGCTCTACTTTTATGATACAGAAAATGAAGTGCAGAATCGGATTAATGCAATTGG CATGTCTAATCAAGACCCAGCTATTGATCATACCATTGTTGCAGATCTAACCAGCATGCTTGACTCCAACAACTCTCTTGCTAAGTGCTTCCGATATGCTAGGCAAAGGTTCACTGAAAATTCAACGACTCCGCTGCAGCTTCGTCTTATCAAGAAGAGGAATACCGATGGTAGAAGATACAATCTGCCATCAGCGTCTGAAGTTGCTGCTCTTATTGTAGGTGATTTTGATGCCGACAACCTTTCGAGGGATGTTGTCATTCAGACACATTCGAACCTTCTTAAACAGATTGATGTTAATCATCCGCAGTATCTTGCACTACAATACCCCTTGCTTTTTTCGTACGGAGAAGATGGTTTTCGGAGTGATATCTTAATATCCGATGAAAGATCTAAGCAGCAGTTACATAAGCGAGAAACAATTAGCATGAGGGAGTTCTTGTCTTTTCGTATCCAAATAAGATCGAATGAGTCGCAAGTGCTTCTCAAATCAAGACGTTTGTTCCAACAATTCTTGGTTGATAGTTACACTATGGTCGAAGCGGAAAGATTACAGTATCACAGGTTCCACCAGAGCAAGTTTCATTCCCATCAACTGCAAGGCCTTCATGAGTGTCTAATACAGGGTGAAACACAAGCTGCAAGAACTGGAAAACGAGTTATCTTACCGTCTTCATTTGTTGGTGGTCCCCGATACATGTACAACAATTGCAAAGATGCATTTGCTATTTGCAGGTATGCCGGATACCCTAGCTATTTCATTACCATCACATGTAACTCAGAATGGACCGAGATTAAAGATTGTGTTGCGGCATATTCATTAAAGCCAAGTGATAGGCCAGATATCATATCAAGGGTTTTCAAGATCAAGTTAGATGTGTTGCTCAAAGACTTAAAGGATGGGTCCATATTCGGAAAGCCTAAAGGAA TTGTGTACACAGTTGAATTCCAAAAGCGTGGTCTGCCCCATTGTCATATTTTATTGTTTGTTCAACCAGCCGAGAAGCCTCGATCATCTGTGGATATTGACCATCATATATCGGCTGAGATCCCCGACGAACACACACAACCTAAGCTGTACAGCTTAGTCCAGAAATTCATGATTCACGGACCATGTGGGGTTTTGAATATGAGTAGCCCGTGTATGGTTAATGGGAGGTGTTCCAAGTTTTATCCAGTGCCTTTCCGTGAAAAAACATCCATAGACAGTGCAGGTTTTCCCAGGTATAAACGGTCGGATAATGGTCGTTCAACAACCAAGAGGAATGTTAATCTCGACAATAGGTTTGTTGTCCCATACAATGCAACATTGCTCCTTAAGTATGGCTGCCACATAAATGTTGAGTATACTTGCCAGACGTCTACAATTAAGTATTTGTTCAAGTATGTCCACAAAGATAATGATTGTGTCACAGCTTCATTCTTTCGATCACATGATTCAGCTGGTTCTGATGTCACTGTTGATGAAATACAGAACTACTATGATTGTCGGTATATATCTGCATGTGAGGCATCCTGGCGGCTATTCGGCTTTGAGATTCAGTACAAAGAGCCTAACGTCATCCGCCTACCTTTCCATCTTCCAAATGAACAAAATGTTCTGTACGAAGATCACCAGCTTATTGAGAATGTTATCGACGATGCGGTCTTAAAGGACAGTATTTTTATTGGTTGGTTTAAGGCTAACAAGAATTTTGATCTGGCCCGTACGCTTACTTACGCGGAGATGCCATCACTTTTTGTTTGGGACAAGCAGGGGTATATGTGGAGGCCACGGAAGCAAGGGAACGTGATAGGTCGACTCACACATATTCCTCACTCGCATGGAGAGGAGTACTTCCTTCGTTTgttattgaattatcaaaaagggTGCCAGACATTTGCTGATGTCCATTCCGTTGgtggatga